The following are encoded together in the Mesoplodon densirostris isolate mMesDen1 chromosome 2, mMesDen1 primary haplotype, whole genome shotgun sequence genome:
- the LOC132480903 gene encoding eukaryotic translation initiation factor 4E type 2-like isoform X2 yields MSNKFDALKDDDSGDHDPNEENSTQKDGEEEKTERDEAQSSSKRKAVQFWGFYSHMVRPGDLTGHSDFHLFKEGVKPTWEDDANKNEIRPWKGLASRCWETLILAMLGEQFMVGEEICGAVVSVQFQEDIISIWNKTASDQATTAHIRDTLRRVLNLPPNTIMEYKTHTDNIKGNSSF; encoded by the exons ATGAGCAACAAGTTCGACGCCTTGAAAGATGACGACAGTGGGGACCATGATCCGAATGAAGAAAACAGCACACAGAAAGATGGTGAGGAGGAAAAAACGGAACGAGACGAGGCTCAGAGCAGCAGCAAGAGGAAGGCTGTC CAGTTCTGGGGGTTTTACAGCCACATGGTACGTCCCGGGGACCTGACAGGCCACAGTGACTTCCATCTCTTCAAAGAAGGAGTTAAACCCACGTGGGAGGATGatgcaaataaaaatgagattcGGCCCTGGAAGGGCTTGGCATCCCGTTGCTGGGAGACTCTCATCCTGGCCATGTTGGGGGAACAGTTCATGGTTGGGGAGGAGATCTGTGGGGCTGTGGTCTCTGTCCAGTTTCAGGAGGACATTATTTCAATATGGAATAAGACTGCCAGTGACCAAGCCACCACAGCCCACATCCGGGATACTCTTCGGCGAGTGCTAAACCTACCTCCCAACACCATTATGGAATACAAAACCCACACCGACAACATCAAGGGTAATTCAAGCTTTTGA
- the LOC132480903 gene encoding eukaryotic translation initiation factor 4E type 2-like isoform X1 produces MSNKFDALKDDDSGDHDPNEENSTQKDGEEEKTERDEAQSSSKRKAVVPGPVEHPLQYNYTFWYSRRTPGRPTSSQSYEQNIKQIGIFASVEQFWGFYSHMVRPGDLTGHSDFHLFKEGVKPTWEDDANKNEIRPWKGLASRCWETLILAMLGEQFMVGEEICGAVVSVQFQEDIISIWNKTASDQATTAHIRDTLRRVLNLPPNTIMEYKTHTDNIKGNSSF; encoded by the coding sequence ATGAGCAACAAGTTCGACGCCTTGAAAGATGACGACAGTGGGGACCATGATCCGAATGAAGAAAACAGCACACAGAAAGATGGTGAGGAGGAAAAAACGGAACGAGACGAGGCTCAGAGCAGCAGCAAGAGGAAGGCTGTCGTCCCTGGGCCAGTGGAGCACCCCCTGCAGTATAACTACACTTTCTGGTACTCCAGGAGAACCCCTGGCCGTCCCACCAGCTCACAGAGCTACGAACAGAATATCAAGCAGATTGGCATCTTTGCCTCTGTGGAGCAGTTCTGGGGGTTTTACAGCCACATGGTACGTCCCGGGGACCTGACAGGCCACAGTGACTTCCATCTCTTCAAAGAAGGAGTTAAACCCACGTGGGAGGATGatgcaaataaaaatgagattcGGCCCTGGAAGGGCTTGGCATCCCGTTGCTGGGAGACTCTCATCCTGGCCATGTTGGGGGAACAGTTCATGGTTGGGGAGGAGATCTGTGGGGCTGTGGTCTCTGTCCAGTTTCAGGAGGACATTATTTCAATATGGAATAAGACTGCCAGTGACCAAGCCACCACAGCCCACATCCGGGATACTCTTCGGCGAGTGCTAAACCTACCTCCCAACACCATTATGGAATACAAAACCCACACCGACAACATCAAGGGTAATTCAAGCTTTTGA
- the LOC132503302 gene encoding hypoxanthine-guanine phosphoribosyltransferase-like, whose translation MAPVPVTQSTLSTQAKAFSPGEGAREKPLETAFSPHASRLCYGNHSPSIVISGDEPGYDLDLFCIPNHYAEDLEKVFIPLITDRTERLAGDVMKEMGGRHIVALCVLKEGYKFFADLLDYIKALNRNSDRSIPMTVDFIRLKSYCNDQSTGDIKVIGGDDLSTLTGKNVLIVEDMIGTGKAMQTLLSLAKQHNPKMVKVANLLVKRTPQSVGYRPDFVGFEIPDKFVVGYALDYNKYFRDLNHVCVIIKTGKAKYKA comes from the exons ATGGCACCCGTGCCAGTGACACAAAGTACTCTGTCCACTCAGGCAAAGGCTTTTTCCCCCGGGGAAGGAGCAAGAG AGAAACCACTGGAGACTGCCTTCAGCCCACACGCCAGCCGGCTCTGTTATGGCAACCACAGCCCCAGCATCGTGATTAGTGGTGATGAACCAGGTTATGACCTAGATTTATTTTGTATACCTAATCATTATGCTGAGGATTTGGAAAAGGTATTTATTCCTCTAATTACAGACAGGACCGAACGGCTAGCTGGAGATGTGATGAAGGAGATGGGAGGCCGTCACATCGTGGCCCTTTGTGTGCTCAAGGAGGGCTATAAATTCTTTGCTGACCTGCTGGATTACATCAAAGCACTGAACAGAAATAGTGATAGATCTATACCTATGACTGTAGATTTTATCAGACTGAAAAGCTACTGTAATGACCAGTCAACAGGTGACATAAAAGTAATTGGTGGAGATGATCTCTCAACTTTAACTGGAAAGAATGTCTTGATTGTTGAAGATATGATTGGCACTGGCAAAGCAATGCAAACCTTGCTTTCCTTGGCCAAGCAGCATAATCCAAAGATGGTCAAGGTTGCAAACTTGCTGGTGAAAAGGACCCCTCAAAGTGTTGGATATAGACCAGATTTTGTTGGATTTGAAATTCCAGACAAGTTTGTTGTAGGATATGCCCTTGACTATAATAAATACTTCAGGGATTTGAATCATGTTTGTGTCATTATCAAAACtggaaaagcaaaatacaaagcCTAA